A region of the Mycoavidus sp. HKI genome:
TACGATGGCCGCTACCCATGTTGAGAAATCGACAGTGGCGCATGGCGCACTAAACGCTGTGTCAGCTTTGGCGCCTGACAGTACTGACCTGAATAGTCTCGCACAAGCGGAGCAAGAGTCAGCTCCAGTGTGCATGCTGCGGCCGGGTGATGCGGATTTTGATTCGTGTGAAGCTTGCCAATAAGAAACGGCGCGCGCATCTTTTTTGATGCGTGCTGAGCCTCTCAATTAAGAACAAGCAAGCGGCATCGATCGATGTTTAAGATTGAATTCGATGCGCTGGGCGCGCGCTTAAGTGAATCGAAGTGTTGTATGCAGGTTGCATACAACACTAAAAAAGCGCTTTTCACAACTGAACTCTTTTATCCCTTGTGAAAAGATGGTACAAACCGATTTATATCGATGGTGAAATTTATGCTCAACTGGGACGAAGACATTACAGCTGAAACTCCCGCAAGTGGCGCACAGCACTCTTTCTCGCCTGAGTCCTCTGGACCTGTGCTTGACAGTGTGACTCGCCAACCTGATCAAGAGGCGCGCGTAAAAGCCGCGGACAAGCGCATCATTAACGGCAAAACCGATGTGAATCAATTGGTTCCGTTTAAATATAAATGGGCGTGGGAAAAGTATTTGTCTGGTTGCGCGAATCACTGGATGCCGCAAGAAATTAATATGTCGCGCGATATCGCGCTGTGGAAAGATCCGAATGGCCTGACTGAGGATGAGCGCCGAGTCGTTAAGCGCAATCTCGGATTTTTCGTCACGGCAGATTCGTTGGCGGCGAATAACATTGTCCTGGGGACATATCGTCATATTACAGCGCCTGAGTGTCGGCAATATCTATTGCGCCAGGCGTTTGAAGAAGCGATTCATACCCATGCGTATCAATATATTGTCGAATCACTGGGCTTAGACGAAGGCGAGATCTTCAATGCTTACCATGAGGTTCCATCGATCCGTGCGAAGGATGAATTCCTGATTCCGTTCATTCATACATTGACCGATCCTGCTTTTAAGACCGGCACGCCAGCCGCAGATCAAGCTTTGCTGAAATCGCTGATCATGTTTGCGTGCGTGATGGAAGGGCTATTCTTTTATGTTGGCTTTACGCAGATCTTAGCGCTGGGCCGGCAAAACAAGATGACTGGCGCGGCTGAGCAATATCAATACATTTTGCGCGACGAATCATTGCATTGTAATTTTGGCATTGATTTGATCAACCAAATCAAACTCGAAAATCCGCACTTATGGACGTCTGAATTTCGCGAGGAAATTCGCGAGTTGTTCAAAACAGCGGTCGATCTCGAATACCGTTACGCTGAAGATACGATGCCGCGCGGCGTGCTTGGATTGAATGCATCAATGTTTAAAGGCTACTTGCGTTTTATTTGTAATCGGCGTTGTTCCCAAATTGGCCTTGAGCAGCTTTTTCCAAAAGAAGAGAATCCTTTTCCGTGGATGAGCGAGATGATTGACTTAAAGAAAGAGCGTAATTTTTTTGAGACGCGAGTTATTGAGTATCAAACTGGCGGCGCGCTCAATTGGGAATAGTGACGACAGACAAGATGATGATAAGTCTGGCAAATTACACCTCCTTTAAAGACTATTCTATGAAAAAAATCACGCGGTTTTGCCGTGATTTTTTTCAGCAAGGGCCGGCCTGGGTGTCGGCGTTTTTTGGGCATGTACAGTACTCAAAAGAGAGCGTATATGTGTTGCCATATTCATTAGCGTAGGCCAAATATGAAGCGTACGCCGATGAATGGTTCGTTTTTCGCGAGTGCAGATAAGCAATGCACTTGCGAAAGGCGGACTTCGACCAAGGGTGTTGTTTGTTCGATTCTTATCTGAAACTTGAAGGAGTAAATAATGGTTACTGCTAAAAAGAAACCTGCTGTAAAGAAAGAGACGGCTAAACCCGTAGTAAAGAAAGCTGCTGTGAAGAAAACGACTACAGCTCAAAAAGCTACTGCTAAGAAAAGTGTAGTGAAGAAAGCCCCAGCCAAGAAAGTTGTCGCTCAAAAGACCGCTGTAAAAAAAGTAGCGGCGAAGAAGGTAGCCGCGAAGAAGGCTCCGGTCAAGAAAGTGGTAGCTAAAAAAGTCGTAGCGAAGAAAGCAGTGGCAAAAAAAACGGTAGCCAAGAAAGCAGTGGCGAAAAAAGTGCCAGCTAAGAAAGTTGTCGCTAAAAAGGTTGCTGTGAAAAAAGTCGCAGCGAAAAAAACTGTGGCGAAAACAACGCCAGTAAAAAAAGTAGTAGCCAAAAAAGCAGTGGCTAAAAAGGTCGTGGCTAAAAAAGCCGTAGTCAAAAAAGTGGCTACAGTTAAAAAGGCTGTAGCAAAGAAAGCTACCGTGGCCAAAAAAGCCGTAGTTAAAAAAGTGGCTGCAGTTAAAAAGACTGTAGCAAAGAAAGCTACCGTGGCTAAAAAAGCCGTAGTCAAAAAAGTGGCTGTAGTCAAAAAGGCTGTAGCAAAGAAAGCTACCCCGGTAAAAAAAGCCGGGTCGGCAAAAAAGCCATCCTCGGCGATCACTAAACCAGCGGTAACAACGCCCGTGACAATCCCATCAAGCTCTACATCGAGTGTCAAAACCGCGTTGAATCCGGCGGCTGCTTGGCCGTTCCCAACCGGCAGCCGGCCGTAACTTTAGGCGGTAGGTGTAAGTTGATATGTAGGCAGCTCGCTGCATCGATTGATCGGGTTCTGACTCGATCCTATATCCCGCCGATCTGCATTTGCCAGATAGCGGGATATTTTCTTGATTTAAAGAAATCAAGAAAATGGCTGATTAGTGGGTGACGCGAGTGATCCCGCTACCTGACACTAAACGTACCCGCTCACCGGCTCGGAATATTTCTTGTGTAGCTTCCTGAGTAATTGCGCGCACCTCACCGTTGTCAAGACGTACCGTGATTTCTAGCCCACTACGCTTGGCGATTCCCCCTTCAATGGCATCGCCCGCAACTGCACCGCCAAGGCCTCCCACGATACCGGTCAGCAGTGCGCCGCGTCCGCCACCAATGGTGCTAGCCGCAATTGCACCTAAAGCACCACCACCGAGCGCGCCTAGACCGCTTGGCTGGCCATTGTCTGCTTGGATTTTAACCGCGCGTACGCTGGCAATGGTACCCAAGCGCACGGTTTGTTCACGCCGCGCTTGGTTCGCCGTGTAGACATCAGCTGAACTGCTCTGTAGTGCGCAGCCTTGTAATGCAAAAGCGCTGGCCAGCAAGACAGTGGCTGTAACGCGAATCATCTTATCCATACATTTCTCCAAAAAATGACTGTAGGCTGCCGCCATTACTGTAAGCTGTAAGAAAATGTTTGTTTGAAAGATTGATGGATGGTATCCCGTCTATGAGGATAGTTTTGCGGACCTTGGTGGGCAATTTGGATTGAACCCATTAAATTCGCTAGGCGACCGGTTGTGGCCCAATCTAAGCCGTGTTCGAGGCCATAGAGTAAGCCACCTCGGAAGGCATCTCCGCATCCGGTTGGATCAATGACCTGCTCAACCGGAACGGCAGGAATGGTGGTCGTACTACCATCATGGTGAATTAAGACGCCATGCTCTCCACGGGTAATGATCAGTGCCTTAACCCGCTCGACAATCTGTGCAATTGACCAGCCGGTTTTATTGCTCAATAGCTCTGCCTCATAGTCATTGACGGTGACATAGGTGGCAAGCTCGATCATTTTTTTTAGCTCGGCGCCTTGGAACAGGGGCAGCCCTTGGCCGGGATCGAAAATAAACGGAATATTAGCTGCTGCAAATTGTTCCGTATGCTGACGCATGGCATCGCCGCCGTCTGGTGAGACGATACCCAGGGTGATATTCTGGGTTTGGCTCACGTGGTTGACGTGCGCCTGTAACATCGCACCTGCATGAAAGGTTGTGATCTGGTTGTTTTCAAGATCAGTGGTGACCATCGCTTGCGCTGTATACATCTCAGGTATCACGCGCAAATAATCAGTCGGTAATTTGAGCTTAGCTAGATGGGCGAGATAGTCTTGTGCATCTATTTCACCCAGTGTGCCCATGATGTATGGCGTACCTCCGAGAGTGTTCAGGCTGTAAGCAATATTACCTGCACAGCCGCCAAATTCACGGCGCATGGTGGGTACCAGAAAGCTGATATTCAGGATGTGCGCCTGTTCCCGTAAAATGTGCTCGCTAAAACGCCCCTCAAAGGTCATTAACGTGTCATAGGCGAGTGAACCGCAGATGAGTGTACTCATGGCCTTACCTCAGCACGGCAAGCGCGGCTTCATAATTAGGCTCGTGCTTGATTTCGGACACACGTTCTGCATGTAGAACTTGATCGTTTTCATCAAGCACCAATACTGCGCGTGCCGTCAGGCCAGCGAGTGGCGAGCTGGTTATCTCAACCCCATAGTGTTTGGCAAACTCAGGGTGGCGAAAAGTTGACAGCGTAACTAGATGGTTAATCCCTTCGGTGGTGCAAAAGCGTGCTGCGGCAAACGGCAGATCGGCTGAGATGACCAGGACCACCGTATTATTAAGCTGGCTGGCAGCCTGATTGAAGGTACGCGTGGAGGTCGCGCAAACCGGGGTATCCAAGCTCGGCACAATATTTAAGACCTTGCGTTTACCCGCAAAATCAGTCAGTTTAACTTCAGCCAAATCTTTGCCGGTGAGGGTAAAAGATGGCGCGGTTTGATGAAGTGTTGGGAAGGTGCCGCTGATATTGACGGGCGTGCCGCCGAGGGTAACTGTAGACATTGTAATTCCTATTAAAGGTTAAAAATGACTTTCAGAGTGGCCGCTGACCGGTCAAGCACACCCAGCCTTCCTCGGCGCGCCAAACCGATAATTTAAGCCAAGGCGCATAGGTGTGTATCAGTTCGTCTGCCTGGCGCTCAAGGATACCAGAAAGGGCAAGTTGACCGCCTGGACGTATTTTTGCACATAACATTGAGGCCATCAACTTAAGCGGATTCGCCAAAATATTGGCGACAACGAGATCGAATTGCCCGGTTTCGCCATCATCGGGGGTCTGGTAGGTGATCTCTGCTAGGTTCTGTTCGCTGTTGCGGCGCGCCGCGACAATCGCTTGTGGATCGATATCAATGCCAAGGACATGCGTTGCGCCACATTTCTTAGCGAGAATAGCCAAGATGCCGGAGCCGCAGCCGTAATCGAGCACCGAGTGGCCGGCAGTGACGGTTGCTTCAAGCCATTCCATGCATAGCTTCGTCGTGGGATGGCTGCCAGTGCCAAAGGCAAGCCCCGGATCTAGCGCGAGTATCAGCGCATCTTGAGGCGCTTCTGGGGGCAGCAGATGCCATGAAGGGACGACCCAGATGCGCTGGCCGATCGGGATCGGCTCGAATTGCGCTTGGGTGAGCTGAACCCAGTCTTGATTCGGCACTTCACGCACATGATAGGGCGGCAGCGATGTTAGACCAAGCTCATTGGCTGCCGCGCCGAGCAAAAGCGCGGGCTCTTGCGAGCCGGCAATCAGCACGCTGAGCCGCGAAAGTTGCCACGCGGCATGAGGCGGCTCATGACCGGGCTCGCCAAAAAGTGGCTGCTCATCAAGCGTATCGGCTTGTGCATCTTCAAGCGATACCGATAGGGCGCCTAATTCGAGCAGGATATCGGAGAGCGCTTGCGCATCCGCTTGAGTAAGCTCGACTACGAGTTCACGATAGCTTGGCGTATTCATGCTGTTTGGTTTGGGTCATGCCTTTTTTGGGGTGACTTGCAGTTTAGCTGCCAGCTTATTTTCAAGATAATGAATGCTGGTACCCCCTGCAACAAATTTTGCATCGAGCATGAGTTCGCGATGTAATGGAATATTGGTATGAATGCCTTCCACTACCATTTCGGAGAGCGCAATATGCATCCGGCTAATCGCTTGTTCGCGGGTGACCCCATACGCGATCACTTTCCCAATCATTGAATCATAATGAGAGGGGACAAAATAACCGTTATATGCATGTGAATCGACTCGAATGCCGGGTCCTCCTGGGGTATGCCATGATGTAATGCGGCCAGGCGAAGGCGTGAATTTATAAGCATCCTCAGCGTTGATCCGGCATTCGATAGCATGACCTTTGAGCACGACGTCTCGTTGTTTAAAGCGCAATTTTTCCCCCGCAGCGACGCGGATTTGTTCTTGCACGAGATCGATGCCGGTAATCATCTCCGTGACAGGATGCTCGACTTGTATGCGCGTATTCATTTCAATGAAATAAAATTCATTGTTCTCATATAAAAATTCAAATGTGCCGGCACCGAGGTAGCCCATTTTTTTACATGCTTCTACACAGCGATCGCCAATGCGTTCGACCAGGCGGCGCGGGATGTTTGGCGCAGGCGCTTCTTCGATCACTTTTTGGTGACGGCGCTGCATTGAGCAGTCGCGTTCGCCCAGCCAGATGGCGTGCTTGAATGAATCGGCCAAAACTTGGATTTCGATGTGCCGTGGGTTCTCAAGGAACTTTTCCATATACACTTGGGGGTTGCCAAATGCGCGCCCGGCTTCTTCACGGGTCATATTGACGGCGTTAATCAGCGCGGCTTCCGTATGGACCACGCGCATGCCGCGTCCGCCGCCGCCGCCAGCCGCTTTGATAATCACTGGGTAAGTAATTTGCCGCGCAATCTTGATGATTTCTTTCGGATCTTCAGGTAAGGCGCCTTCGGAGCCAGGTACACAGGGTACCGCCGCTTTTAGCATCGTTTGTTTCGCCGATACTTTGTCGCCCATTAAACGAATGGTTTCGGGGCGTGGTCCGATAAAGGTAAAGCCTGACTGTTCGACGCGCTCGGCAAAATCGGCGTTTTCCGATAAAAAGCCATAGCCGGGATGAATTGCTTCGGCATCAGTAACTTCAGCTGCGCTAATGATGGCTGGCATATTGAGATAGGACTGCGGGGAAGGCGCGGGTCCAATGCAGACGGCTTCATCGGCTAAGCGCACGTATTTGGCTTCTTTGTCTGCTTCTGAATAGACAACCACGGTTTTGACGCCAAGTTCGCGGCACGCGCGTTGAATCCGTAGAGCGATTTCGCCACGATTGGCGATTAAGATTTTTTCAAACATATGAGGTTATTGGCTTTTAAGCAATGACAAATAAGCGTTGCCCATATTCGACAGGTTGGCCATTTTCAACCAAAATTTCTTTCACAACACCTGTTTTATCGGACTCAATTTCGTTGAGTAACTTCATTGCTTCGATGAGGCAAAGTGTTTGGCCTTCTTTGACGCTATCGCCAATTTGCACAAAAGGATCTGAGCCTGGCGATGGAGCGCGATAGAAGGTGCCGACCATCGGTGAAGTCACTACATGACCTGGTAAAACTTCGCTAGGAGTCACTTCTGCGCTTGCTGCTGGCGTAGTGTTAGCCGTGACCTCGGTCACGTTACCTTGGATCGGCGCGCTGAACTGCATAGCGGGTCCAGGCGCGGGTAAATAAACGGGTGCCGTATTTTTGACAATCCGAACTTTACCTTCTCCTTCGGTGACTTCTAGTTCAGAAATACAAGATTCCGCTACTAGGTCGATAAGTGTTTTGAGCTTACGTAAATCCATTGATAAGTCCCTATGAAATAATGGCCGCCGTAACAGCGCATAATAACTAATTAGCTTGGCTTAAGTGTATCAAGCGCAAATTCGAGCGCGAATAGATAACTTTGCCATCCAAGGCCGCAAATCACGCCAAGCGCTTGACTTGAAAGAAATGATTGATGCCTAAATGCCTCGCGGCGATGAATATTCGATAAATGCACTTCGATAAATGGAATGTCCACTCCAACGAGTGCATCACGTAGCGCTACACTCGTATGCGTGAGGCCGGCCGGATTGATGACAATGAAATCAATACCTTCAGCCTTGGCGCGGTGCACCCGGTCAATTAATACTCCTTCATGGTTGCTTTGAAAGGTCTCGACTGCGGCGCCTAAGGATTCAGCGCGGTGGTGTAAGCGCTGGTCGATTTCGCTGAGCGTCAGATGACCATATACCTCCGGCTCTCGTGAGCCGAGTAAATTGAGGTTAGGACCATGCAACACCAGTAGCCGAGCAATCATTTAATATCTAATTTAGAGAAATTGGGCGAACTTTACAGCCGAATGGCGAAGTTTGTCCAGTTTAATAAAAAATAAGAGAGGAAAATCGCTCAGTTAGGAGAAATATATTTTGTACGCAAAACAGCTTAAATGACCATTATAAATTATTAAATTGTTGACGGAACTCGGCCGCGCTACGGCGACCTAGCGCGGTATAGTGAATTTCTCCTGCTTTATTTAGGATAACGGTGAAGGGCAGTCCACCTTGGGTATTGCCGAAGCCACGCGCCAATTCGATACCGCCGAAACCGGCAATATATAATGGATAAGGCACTTTAACTTTTTGGGTAAATTGCTCGACATGACTGGCTGAATCGACAGCGACGCCGATAAACTGAATACCCGTGCGCGCATATTCATTATAAAGTGCTGACAGCGTTTCGATTTCTTTAAGGCAATGCGGGCACCAGGGCGCCCAAAAATGAATCACAAGCGGCTTGCCGCGGTACTGCGCCAGAGATTGTTGGTGGCTGATAGCGGCGGGCGCTGGTGCCGTAGAGCCGGGCAGTTGAGGCAGTTTAGTCTGCCACCAATTGGTTAACGCAGGCGGCGGTACACGATCGCGCGCGCTAGCGTAGAAGGGGACACTTGCCGTCACAGCGGCGGCCCATATAACCAAAAATATAAGAGATTTTCGTAACATTTAAATATGATACAGAAAATTTCGCCACATTGACCATGCGCGAGGGTTTTTGCGGTTCACGTACCTCAGGTACAATCCTAGGTTTTATCAGCCTTCTGCGGCTGGTCTGAGTTGCGCCCAATTCTGATTCTTTATGCATATTCACATTCTCGGCATTTGCGGCACCTTCATGGGAGGGCTTGCTGTGCTTGCGCGTCAAGCAGGCCATCGGGTGACGGGTTGCGATGCACATGTGTACCCACCGATGAGTACGCAGCTTGCAGCACAAGGCATTGAACTCATCGACGGTTATAGCGCTGACCAACTTGCATTAAATGCCGATCTTTATGTGGTCGGTAATGTCGTGACGCGCGGCAACCCACTCATGGAAGCGATTCTCGACCAAGGCTTGCCTTACACCTCGGGTCCGCAATGGCTTGGCGAATATGTGCTGTCTAATAAATGGGTCTTGGCAGTAGCCGGTACGCACGGCAAAACAACGACGGCGTCCATCCTTGCTTGGCTGCTCGAGGAGGCTGGACTGAATCCGGGCTTTTTAATCGGCGGCGTGCCATTAAATTTGAATATCTCAGCACGGCTGACGGCATCAAATTTTTTTGTGATTGAGGCAGATGAATATGATACGGCGTTTTTCGATAAGCGCTCTAAATTTATCCACTATCGTCCACGGACTGTCGTGCTCAATAATCTCGAATACGACCATGCAGACATCTTCCCCGATCTGGCTGCGATTGAAACGCAATTTCATCATTTAGTGCGTACGGTTCCGGCTGCCGGACGGATTATTGTGAATGGTCGCGATGAGGCGCTTGAGCGCGTGCTAACACGGGGTTGCTGGAGTGAGGTTGAACCTTTTGGCGTGGCAGACGGCTGGCAATCGCAGCCGATTGATGAGCGTCCAATTGATCAATCTTTTGCCGTTTGCTGGCAGGCACAACGAGTCGGCACCGTCAGTTGGCAGAGTTTGGGCGAACATAATCGGCTCAATGCGTTGGCGGCATTGGCCGCGGCGCGCCATGTTGGCGTAGCTCCGGCTGCCGGTGCTGAAGCGTTGGCGCGTTTTGCCGGGATTAAGCGCCGCATGGAAACATCCGGTTGTGTGGGGGGCATCACTGTCTATGATGATTTTGCTCATCATCCGAGCGCAATTAGCACTACCATTGCTGGCTTGCGCGCGCGTATCGGGGCCCAGGCGCGCATTCTGGCTGTGCTTGAGCCCCGCTCAAATACAATGAAATTGGGCGTGATGAAAGCTCTGTTGCCAGCGAGTCTGGCACAAGCTGATCTGATCTTCGCATATGGTGCGCCAGCGGGGCCTGACGCGCTCGGCTGGGATTTGGCTCAAACACTGGCGCCACTTGGTGAGCGCGCTTATGCTTTCAATCATCTTGAGGCGCTGGCGCACGCTGTCATCATGGCAGCGCGGCCAAGCGATCACATCGTGGTGATGAGCAATGGCAGCTTTGGCGGTATTCATACGAAACTGCTTGCAATGCTTTCTGCAAAAGAATGCACGGCAAGCGATTTTGATTTAGGGAAGGGTGTGTGAACGTTTTTTTTGAAGATTCCGGTAGTTTTAAGGCAGGAACTGTATTGTCGCGCCAAAATGAAACGTTGCAAGTTGAATTACTCGGCGGGCGGCGGATTAAGGTAAAAGGCAAAGATGTCCTGCTTGAGTTTTCGGCGCCGACGGCAGCAGAATTGATGCAGTCCGCTGAGACCTGCGCCCAGACCATCGAATTAGATTTTTTGTGGGAGTGCGCGGGTACCGATGAATTTAACTTTGCGGCGCTTGCTGAAGAATATTTTGGGATGCAGGCCACCTCAGTTGAGCGAGCAGCGCTTGCACTCCGCTTACATAGCGCGCCGGTCTATTTTCGTCGTAAAGGGCGCGGGCAATATCAGCGCGCACCGGAAGAGCAGCTCAAAGCCGCATTGGCCGCTCTTGAGCGGCGTAGTCAACAAGCGGCATTGCAGGCCACTTATGAAGCTGAATTAACCGCGCATCGGTTGCCGGCGGCTTTTGAGGGTAAAGTGCTGACGCTATTAACTAAGCCTGACAAAAATTCAATCGAACACAAAGCGTTAGAGGCAGCAGCCAGCGCTTGCGGTACTTCAGTCGCGCAATTAATCCTTGATTGTGGCGCCATTCCTTCTGCGCGTGCATTGCATGAAAGTCGCTTTTTGGCTGAATATTTTCCGCATGGCATCGGCTTTGGGCCAGCCGCTGCATATTCTGAGCAGCCGGCCGAGAGTATGCTCGCCGAGCGACCTGCCACTGAAATCCAAGCCTTTTCGATCGATGATCTCAGCACGACCGAAATCGATGACGCTTTCTCGGTCGAATGGCTAGCAAATGGCCGCTTGCGCATTGGCGTACATATTGCAGCGCCGGCTCTTGGCATAGCGCGGGACGACATCATCGACCTGCAGGCGCGCACGCGCCTATCGACAGTTTATGTTCCGGGCGACAAAATCACCATGCTGCCCGCCGCACTGGTCGATACTTTCACTTTAAAGGAAGGCGGGCTACGGCCTGTATTGTCGTTTTATACGATTATCGATAGCGCTACGCAAGATATTGTCGCGACTGAGACGCGCGTCGAGCGTGTCTTTATCGCGCACAATCTGCGCCATAATTTGCTTGAGGCGACAGTCACGGCAGAGGCCATTGCAGCGGGAGAGGGCGCTTACCCCTATAAAAAAGAGATCGCAGTACTTTGGCCATTCGCGCAAGCGCTCTACGAAAAACGGCAGCAAGCTCGCATCAATTATGGGCTTAAGCGTGAAACACCACGCCACGCAGATTTCAATTTTGCCATCGAAGGTGAATCTGTCTCAATCACCCCGCGCCGGCGTGGCTCCCCGCTTGATCTGATTGTTGCTGAGTTGGCGATTTTAGTGAACAGCAGTTGGGGCGCTTTGTTAGCTAAATACGGCGTGCCAGGTATTTACCGTGCGCAACGCGCCTTTGGTCTCAACCGCACGCGTATGCAAATTGGCCCTGCGCCGCACGAAGGGCTGGGGGTTGAGCAATATGCATGGAGCACCTCACCGTTGCGCCGCTATATCGATTTAGTGAACCAATGGCAGCTACTGGCATGTGTGCAACATGGTGTGGCGGCTAAATTGGTGGCGCCGTTTAAGCCGAAAGACGTAGACTTGTACGCGATTGTGCAAAATTTTGAAGATACTTATCAAGCCTATGCGGATCATCAGAACCGGATGGAACGCTTCTGGTGCTTGCGTTGGCTCAAGCAAGAAAAGCGTAAGCGTGTGCTGGCCTCTGTCATAAAAGGCGATTTGGTTAGGTTTGACGAAATCCCACTCTTGCTCCATGTGCCCGGCCTTGGCGTACATGCGCGCGATACCAAGCTTTGGCTCGATATTCTAGCGATAGACGAGCTCAATATTGAAGTTTCATGCCGTCTGTCGCAAGTACTGGAGGTAAGTGAGACACAGGAGAATCTCACTGGCGA
Encoded here:
- a CDS encoding RNB domain-containing ribonuclease, producing the protein MNVFFEDSGSFKAGTVLSRQNETLQVELLGGRRIKVKGKDVLLEFSAPTAAELMQSAETCAQTIELDFLWECAGTDEFNFAALAEEYFGMQATSVERAALALRLHSAPVYFRRKGRGQYQRAPEEQLKAALAALERRSQQAALQATYEAELTAHRLPAAFEGKVLTLLTKPDKNSIEHKALEAAASACGTSVAQLILDCGAIPSARALHESRFLAEYFPHGIGFGPAAAYSEQPAESMLAERPATEIQAFSIDDLSTTEIDDAFSVEWLANGRLRIGVHIAAPALGIARDDIIDLQARTRLSTVYVPGDKITMLPAALVDTFTLKEGGLRPVLSFYTIIDSATQDIVATETRVERVFIAHNLRHNLLEATVTAEAIAAGEGAYPYKKEIAVLWPFAQALYEKRQQARINYGLKRETPRHADFNFAIEGESVSITPRRRGSPLDLIVAELAILVNSSWGALLAKYGVPGIYRAQRAFGLNRTRMQIGPAPHEGLGVEQYAWSTSPLRRYIDLVNQWQLLACVQHGVAAKLVAPFKPKDVDLYAIVQNFEDTYQAYADHQNRMERFWCLRWLKQEKRKRVLASVIKGDLVRFDEIPLLLHVPGLGVHARDTKLWLDILAIDELNIEVSCRLSQVLEVSETQENLTGDAAASCA